The following nucleotide sequence is from Pungitius pungitius chromosome 6, fPunPun2.1, whole genome shotgun sequence.
ccttttccttctctctttaaCTTTgaccttcctcctcatctcgcCTTCGCTTGTGCACCCTCTGTTTTCCAGGTACCAGTCCAGCCAGCAGCACCCCGAGGCGCAGCATGTGATGTCTTATCACAACATGGGCCACTACGCAGAAGGGCCCAGAGATGACCTCGTAATGGCCGAGCTGTCTGTCCACCGCGATCCGCCCGTCTACCAGGAACCTTTTTACCAGAACTATAACCCGCCGGCCCAAAATCACTACCAGGACCTGAGCTACCAGCCGCACGCCAGGGAGCAGCTGCAGCATCCCGCGCACCTGCACCACCCTCAGCACCAACAAACCATACAGCAGCTGGAGCCGAGTGTTCAGCACCAACCTCAGCCGGCTGCCCCCTCCCAAGGTACGGAAGAGCTTATTGACCcgagtatttatatatatatagatatgacGTGACTGCAGGGGATTTCTGTCCAAGTCATGGCATCTCGACCGACCAAGTACCAATTACAATACATGTATAGTTTATTACTCCATTATTGTATTCACACAATTTGATACGAACTCGGATAACAGCAAATGCTAATAGAAGTCCACCACGACAATCCATTGGCTCACAAGTCCTTTGTGGATGATTCCTACATTTTCCTCCTGGCTGACTCAGCTGCGACGCcggtgaagaagaagagaggccgGCCGCCGAAGCAACCGGTCGAGGACGGCAagacgcaggaggaggagaacgaggtCGAGGCCGCCAAGAAAGCCAAGAGGGCCCTCAACCGCTTCAACGGCATGTCGGTGGCTGAGGTCATGGCCAAAACGCTCCCTGACGTCATCGCCTACAATCTCGACATTCTTATAGTAAGTTatttacatccttttttttttgtttttttgttgcaagtAGCGAATGGGTTTCAATTGTACAGAAATGACTTCCACACACCGTTGAAAGCTTTCAGTCACAAACGACGTGTGATTTTCCCcgtctgttgccatggtaacaccTTCATGCTTCTCCTCAGATTGGAATTAACCCAGGACTATTGTCAGCCTTCAAAGGACGCCATTATCCAAACCCGGGAAACCATTTCTGTGAGTGGAAATCCAGTTTCACGATTGACTGCAGCAATTAAACCGCgtccttggttttttttttaacctcggGTCCGTCGTTACAAACGCTCGCTGCACAAGCTCAGATCTGTTCAAACTTATCATTTCAAATCCATGCGATGAGATTTGAAAAGGTCCAGATACTTAGATGCATCATTCTGAATTACAAAGAGGTTTtatgaaatgatttgttttgtgtgtagctgtgggaatgattttttttcagcatttaaaCTCCAGTGATTCACTGCAACCAGCAGACAATGAGCACAGGGAACTTTTCTTCTTTATAACCTTGACGTTTATTAATGTTAAGTCAAGTTATGCTTGAAAACGAAGCCGCTGAATTCCGCGGAGCAGACCTGGCTAAACAACGTCTgactccttccttctttccacCTGCAGGGAAATGTCTGTTTCTCTCCGGTCTAACCGACGAGCAGCTCAACTTCATGCACGACCAAAGCCTGCCGGAGAAATACAGCATTGGCTTCACCAACATGGTGGAGAGGACCACGCCTGGCAGCAAGGACCTCTCCAGGTGAATTTCATGAAAATTGCATCGATCTTCTAAGTTAATGGAAGCGGCAGCATTGCGACAGAGGAGTTCCAAATAAAGTCCCTGGAAGCAAACCTAGATAATGTTCCTCTGATTCTGTGTTTTTATCCCAGTAAGGAGATTCGAGAAGGAGGTCGGCAGTTACTTGACAAGCTGCAGAAGTACAAACCGTTAATTGCAGCTTTTAATGGGAAAGGTACACTTACTTATTGCAGCAGCAAAATACTGAACTTTGAAGTGTTCCAGTGGCTTATGCGTGGAGCCATTGGGCGAGGTCAGCGGCGCGTTGACATTTCTTGCTTTCTTCAGGTATCTACGAGATCTTCTGCAAAGAAACCTTCGGGGTGAAGGCAAAGAATCTCGACTTTGGGCTGCAGCCGTACAAAATCCCAGAAACTGAGACGGTACGTTGAAGCAGCGCCTCTCAGAACGCGCTCAGCAGAAAACCCACGACCAGCACGCTCAGGGCATGCTTCGCTCCCCGCAGGTCTGCTACCTGATGCCGTCCTCCAGCCCCCGCTGCGCCCAGTTCCCCCGCGCGCAGGACAAGGTCCACTTCTacatcaagctgaaggagctgcgGGACCAGATGAAAGGCCTGATGCCCAAGATCGAGGTGGAGGAGACGCAGTACTCGTTCGACCTGCACTTAGCGAAAGGTGAACGCTCCAACTCcgcctctttctgtgtcttaTTGGTGGCGGCGTTTTTCACGTCTCGTAGGAAGATCTCACTCCTTTTGCGCTTCCCTCTTTTCTGCAGAGGACGCCAAGAGGATGGCGATCAAAGAGGAGCAGGTGGATCCAGAGTACGAAAGCTGTGGCGAGCTGCGTGGGGACGCGAGGCAAAGCAGCAACTCCACCTACTGagggaggccgagggggggggagccaacGGGCCGGtctgcagcagcacacaggTAGCGAAGTCGCCACGTCGTTCTCAGCAGGTTTACACGATGGAATCGCAGTTTCAGGAGCATGAACCAAGATCCagaacaggaggagaaaaaaacgcCTTTTTATAGGGGATATGTCATCAGATGAGTCAAAAAGTTACAAACACAAAGGTGAAATCCATGCACGGAAAATTAAAGACAAAAGCTAAAGTATTAAATAACCCACCTTGGTTAGATGCCCTCAGCTGGGTCCCAGCATGTTGGCGTCCTCGAACGATTCAGCCGCTTTCTGAAGGCTTTTCTAACGTTTCCTTTCTTGTTGATCGTTACATTTTGCAGTGCACGTGTCACCCTGATCTCACTCTCCAACGCGACAGTGTGTTGATTTGCTTTAAAACGACGATCTCAG
It contains:
- the tdg.2 gene encoding G/T mismatch-specific thymine DNA glycosylase isoform X2 → MYDRYQSSQQHPEAQHVMSYHNMGHYAEGPRDDLVMAELSVHRDPPVYQEPFYQNYNPPAQNHYQDLSYQPHAREQLQHPAHLHHPQHQQTIQQLEPSVQHQPQPAAPSQAATPVKKKRGRPPKQPVEDGKTQEEENEVEAAKKAKRALNRFNGMSVAEVMAKTLPDVIAYNLDILIIGINPGLLSAFKGRHYPNPGNHFWKCLFLSGLTDEQLNFMHDQSLPEKYSIGFTNMVERTTPGSKDLSSKEIREGGRQLLDKLQKYKPLIAAFNGKGIYEIFCKETFGVKAKNLDFGLQPYKIPETETVCYLMPSSSPRCAQFPRAQDKVHFYIKLKELRDQMKGLMPKIEVEETQYSFDLHLAKEDAKRMAIKEEQVDPEYESCGELRGDARQSSNSTY
- the tdg.2 gene encoding G/T mismatch-specific thymine DNA glycosylase isoform X1 — its product is MEENQYTSLTVPTDYFQQWYQSSQQHPEAQHVMSYHNMGHYAEGPRDDLVMAELSVHRDPPVYQEPFYQNYNPPAQNHYQDLSYQPHAREQLQHPAHLHHPQHQQTIQQLEPSVQHQPQPAAPSQAATPVKKKRGRPPKQPVEDGKTQEEENEVEAAKKAKRALNRFNGMSVAEVMAKTLPDVIAYNLDILIIGINPGLLSAFKGRHYPNPGNHFWKCLFLSGLTDEQLNFMHDQSLPEKYSIGFTNMVERTTPGSKDLSSKEIREGGRQLLDKLQKYKPLIAAFNGKGIYEIFCKETFGVKAKNLDFGLQPYKIPETETVCYLMPSSSPRCAQFPRAQDKVHFYIKLKELRDQMKGLMPKIEVEETQYSFDLHLAKEDAKRMAIKEEQVDPEYESCGELRGDARQSSNSTY
- the tdg.2 gene encoding G/T mismatch-specific thymine DNA glycosylase isoform X3, producing MYQSSQQHPEAQHVMSYHNMGHYAEGPRDDLVMAELSVHRDPPVYQEPFYQNYNPPAQNHYQDLSYQPHAREQLQHPAHLHHPQHQQTIQQLEPSVQHQPQPAAPSQAATPVKKKRGRPPKQPVEDGKTQEEENEVEAAKKAKRALNRFNGMSVAEVMAKTLPDVIAYNLDILIIGINPGLLSAFKGRHYPNPGNHFWKCLFLSGLTDEQLNFMHDQSLPEKYSIGFTNMVERTTPGSKDLSSKEIREGGRQLLDKLQKYKPLIAAFNGKGIYEIFCKETFGVKAKNLDFGLQPYKIPETETVCYLMPSSSPRCAQFPRAQDKVHFYIKLKELRDQMKGLMPKIEVEETQYSFDLHLAKEDAKRMAIKEEQVDPEYESCGELRGDARQSSNSTY